Within Cytophagales bacterium, the genomic segment TATAATGTAGATTTTTGTTTTGCGCACATATTCAGTCATTTACATTCGCATAAACAGCAAAATGTATAGATAATGCACATTATTGCACACTTATTTATCGTAATTATAAGATATTCCACAATATTATAAAACAGAACCATTATTTTTTAATTCAATCTCAAATAAGCCAACAACCCATGCAGCCCTCCTTCACGTCCAAACCCGCTTTCTTTATAGCCGCCAAATGGTGAAGAAGGATCAAACTTGTTGTAGGTGTTTGCCCACACAACGCCAGCCCTCATCTGGCTGGTAGCTTTAAATATCTTCGCCCCTTTGTCGGTCCACACACCGGCAGATAAGCCATAGGGGGTATTATTGGCTTTTTCCACCACTTCTTCCACCGTTCTGAAAGTTTGAACGGCCAGTACCGGCCCGAAAATCTCTTCCTGTACAACCCTGTGCGACTGCGATGCATTCAGAAACAAGGTAGGCCTGCACCAGTAACCTTTATTGGGTAAAGAGCAAGATGTTTGATACAACTCAACTCCTTCATCCAACCCAATTTTGAGGTACTTGTTGATCGTGTCTAATTGCATTTTAGAATTAATAGCTCCAATATCGGTATTTTTATCCAACGGATCACCTACTATAAGCGTTTCCATCCTGTCCTTGAGCTTACGGATAACTGTATCAGCGATTGATTCCTGTACAAACAACCTGGAGCCTGCACAGCACACATGTCCCTGGTTGAAGAAAATGCCGTTGATAATGCCTTCTACGGCCTGGTCAATGGCAGCGTCTTCAAAAATGATATTGGCAGCTTTGCCTCCTAATTCCAGCGTAACCTTTTTGTTTGTTCCTGCAATCGCCTTTTGAATGATCTTACCCACTTCAGTGGAGCCCGTAAAGGCAATTTTATCAATATCGGGATGGTTAACGATGGCAGCGCCTGTTTTGCCTGCTCCTGTAATAATATTTACCACTCCCGGAGGCAGATCAGCTTCCTGGATAAGTTCA encodes:
- a CDS encoding aldehyde dehydrogenase family protein, with product MNNKQNNLTLNFKTGWSYAPAPEQTDHIKLKKRYDLFINGKFVKPARGKYFDTINPANEEKIAEVADATEEDVNKAVKAARNAYENSWSKMPAKERGKYIYRIARMIQERAREFAVIESMDGGKAIRESRDVDVPLAASHFFYYAGWADKLEYAFPGRKPASIGVAGQIIPWNFPILMAAWKIAPALATGNTVVLKPAETTPLTALKLAELIQEADLPPGVVNIITGAGKTGAAIVNHPDIDKIAFTGSTEVGKIIQKAIAGTNKKVTLELGGKAANIIFEDAAIDQAVEGIINGIFFNQGHVCCAGSRLFVQESIADTVIRKLKDRMETLIVGDPLDKNTDIGAINSKMQLDTINKYLKIGLDEGVELYQTSCSLPNKGYWCRPTLFLNASQSHRVVQEEIFGPVLAVQTFRTVEEVVEKANNTPYGLSAGVWTDKGAKIFKATSQMRAGVVWANTYNKFDPSSPFGGYKESGFGREGGLHGLLAYLRLN